From a region of the Coffea arabica cultivar ET-39 chromosome 3e, Coffea Arabica ET-39 HiFi, whole genome shotgun sequence genome:
- the LOC113736943 gene encoding putative late blight resistance protein homolog R1B-17, giving the protein MLSSQQILKEYLEDNKTAGSRKGNCLSLSRIASCSCCGCWYTENDRKSQNWWKAIADNLSSQIIDNPEARCKEVLDLSYKHLPEYLKSCFLYLGVLNEDRDILVSKSVRFWIAEGFIPETDKGFEDVAEAFLIDLIDRSLVIISKRRSNGKVRACRLHDLVLDFCKSKTEDENFFQLITRSDNPYASFPSTDYGFEFDFYSHSSPVSFASYRLAVSLKRSHLVESKPSGLATRSLVFYASTDSEPKRPYDISFIWHNFKLLRVLDFECFNLGISFPVEIGILVQLRYLAVGGYLKSIPQSIANLRKLKTLIVKGLSGKITLPNTIWRITSLRHLHVNLHVAFDLDAEELGDSSILESLVSFSCPSLSCGEDAERIIKRLPNLCKLSCIFYESPDSSMNCNHFPRLNCVTQDILLWKPS; this is encoded by the exons ATGTTAAGCAGCCAACAAATTCTAAAAGAGTATTTGGAAGATAACAAAA CTGCTGGGAGTCGGAAAGGAAATTGCTTATCACTGTCAAGGATTGCCTCTTGCAGTTGTTGCGGTTGCTGGTATACTGAAAACGACAGAAAAAGCCAAAATTGGTGGAAAGCAATCGCAGATAACTTGAGCTCACAAATAATTGATAATCCAGAAGCTCGGTGCAAAGAAGTCTTAGATCTCAGCTACAAACACTTGCCGGAATATCTTAAATCATGCTTTCTATATTTGGGAGTTCTTAATGAAGACAGAGATATTCTTGTGAGCAAGTCGGTACGGTTTTGGATCGCAGAAGGTTTCATACCAGAAACTGATAAGGGCTTTGAAGATGTGGCTGAGGCTTTCTTGATAGATCTAATTGACAGAAGCTTGGTgataatctccaaaagaagaTCCAACGGCAAAGTTAGAGCATGTCGCCTCCACGATCTTGTCCTTGATTTCTGTAAGTCTAAAACCGAGGATGAGAACTTCTTTCAGCTGATAACCAGGTCTGACAATCCATATGCTTCTTTTCCTAGTACAGATTATGGTTTCGAATTTGATTTTTACAGTCATTCATCTCCCGTGTCATTTGCATCCTATCGGTTGGCTGTATCTTTGAAGAGAAGCCACTTAGTTGAATCCAAACCTTCTGGCTTGGCCACCCGTTCTTTGGTGTTCTATGCATCTACAGATTCAGAACCCAAACGCCCTTATGACATCTCATTCATTTGGCACAACTTCAAATTGCTTAGAGTCTTGGATTTTGAATGCTTCAATTTGGGTATTTCATTTCCTGTAGAAATTGGAATTCTGGTACAATTGAGATATTTAGCAGTTGGAGGCTATTTGAAGTCCATTCCGCAGTCGATAGCCAACCTCAGGAAACTGAAAACTCTTATTGTGAAGGGATTAAGTGGTAAGATCACCTTACCAAATACCATCTGGCGCATCACAAGTTTAAGGCATCTTCATGTCAATCTCCATGTTGCTTTCGACTTAGATGCTGAAGAGCTTGGTGATAGCTCCATATTAGAAAGTTTGGTCAGTTTTTCCTGCCCATCTCTTTCTTGTGGTGAAGATGCAGAAAGGATTATAAAGAGGCTTCCAAATCTTTGCAAACTGAGTTGCATATTCTATGAATCACCAGATTCTTCCATGAACTGCAATCATTTCCCGAGATTGAACTGCGTCACTCAAGATATTCTACTATGGAAGCCCTCTTAA
- the LOC113736946 gene encoding uncharacterized protein, translating into MAKQEQQQWNACSNGSGGAIDNSSCISRNSSNGNSNSNGGLQLQSFFKSIFSKTNDENSFRERRSKSFFVKRDGGHSDDYGNDDDGSAWAKLPVPHLSPLARSVISRCSKLPEQNFGQRINY; encoded by the exons ATGGCGAAGCAGGAGCAGCAGCAATGGAATGCTTGTAGTAATGGTAGTGGGGGAGCGATTGATAATAGCAGTTGTATTAGTAGAAACAGCAGCAATGGCAATAGCAATAGCAATGGGGGTTTGCAATTGCAGTCTTTTTTCAAATCCATATTTTCCAAGACTAACGACGAAAACAGTTTCAGAGAACGGAGGAGTAAGAGCTTCTTTGTCAAAAGAGACGGTGGTCATTCCGATGACTATGGAAACGACGACGACGGTTCCGCATGGGCTAAGCTGCCCGTTCCTCATCTTTCTCCTCTCGCTCGTTCCGTGATCTCCCGTTGTTCCAA GCTTCCAGAGCAGAATTTCGGCCAAAGAATAAATTACTGa